Proteins encoded by one window of Panicum virgatum strain AP13 chromosome 7N, P.virgatum_v5, whole genome shotgun sequence:
- the LOC120680461 gene encoding dual specificity protein kinase YAK1 homolog, which translates to MEESGGRQEDAAPPWVPGEATAFRRFAAATASGRPPEAAPSASGNGAASRVSSLHGVRRKPFVARLTAGIIQTYQQCDPNFKYSDENNPKRFLTSPSIPAHNDGLDNANWDLILYVNLELVNKMSNRRFIVKDMLGQGTFGQVVKCWDTETNDYVAVKVIKNQPAFYHQAIMEVSLLRTLNQKFDPDDKHNIVRMLDYLSFQNHLCIAFEMLGQNLYELLKRNQLRGLKVKYVRAFSKQILDAMVVMRDAGIIHCDLKPENILLAPSVATAAAVKVIDFGSACLEGKTVYSYIQSRYYRSPEVLLGYPYTTAIDMWSFGCIVAELFIGLPLFPGASEYDVLQRMMTILGGQPPDDLLREAKDTGRFFKHVGSIFPGSEAPDGIPSAYRFLSEEEIETRESKRPKVGKWYFPRLKLDRLIYNYPWNNSELTETEETDRLALVDFLKGLLEFDPNKRWSPVQALFHPFITGEPFTSPYEPVPETARIPVARAAAIDHNPGGGHWLHSGLSPQVGSVNRCVPLNSAYPPKMPFSYGSSYGSFGSHGSYTGNASFANSYGSIGDVNTSNMYYSPLGSSGFTQIGTSPDIRLRPRLPHDRGIRLSPGSLGPMSLGASPSQFTPPNYQMQIPVNSAGKHGSGSPASGGIHGSPLGKGAVAGPYNMRNVPMPPHDYVSQHGQGRYGDGVSFSHSDGYVRGHPGHSQNAGPSSGHSSWRPQIGSRSGFPLEASSSHGHSQALHSQAPSHSFDFSPNTSAPSALDPADWDPNYSDESLLQEDNSLSADLSSSLHLGDATRQAGGSVRSANFQGQVFATSNRVPTNQRGDQLFHASYQGGSSHSSVPTNYGGYNPPSYLQQNLRPRPGQPIIQHRYNQATSGPMRPTGSHHSGQHVWSSTYGMGDGVPWGGTGGHSFTASGLPSSHARKDYGSIF; encoded by the exons ATGGAGGAGAGTGGAGGCAGGCAGGAGgacgcggcgccgccgtgggtgCCCGGCGAGGCCACGGCGTTCCGCCGTTTTGCGGCGGCCACCGCTTCTGGGCGGCCGCCGGAGGCGGCCCCGTCGGCCTCTGGCAATGGGGCTGCTTCCCGCGTCAGCAGCCTTCACGGCGTCAGGCGGAAACCG TTTGTTGCAAGATTAACAGCAGGCATCATTCAGACGTATCAACAGTGTGATCCTAATTTTAAGTACTCAGATGAGAACAACCCCAAACGCTTTCTCACCAGTCCCTCCATCCCAGCCCATAATGATGGACTTGACAATGCAAATTGGGACCTCATATTGTATGTCAACCTAGAATTGGTTAATAAGATGTCAAACCGAAG GTTTATAGTCAAGGATATGCTTGGCCAGGGAACATTTGGTCAAGTTGTCAAATGCTGGGACACAGAAACTAATGACTATGTTGCTGTGAAGGTGATAAAAAACCAGCCTGCATTTTACCATCAAGCTATCATGGAAGTTTCACTATTAAGAACG TTAAACCAGAAATTTGATCCTGACGATAAGCATAACATTGTCCGTATGCTTGATTATCTCTCATTTCAAAATCACCTGTGTAtagcctttgaaatgcttgggCAAAACCT GTATGAACTACTGAAAAGAAACCAGTTAAGAGGTCTGAAAGTGAAATATGTGCGGGCCTTCTCAAAGCAG ATATTGGATGCCATGGTTGTGATGCGAGATGCTGGCATAATTCATTGTGATCTGAAACCAGAAAATATCCTCTTGGCTCCCAG TGTCGCAACAGCTGCAGCAGTGAAAGTTATTGATTTCGGATCAGCATGCCTGGAGGGTAAAACGGTTTACTCATACATCCAG AGCCGCTATTACAGGTCTCCGGAGGTTCTCCTTGGCTATCC ATATACAACTGCGATTGACATGTGGTCTTTCGGTTGCATAGTTGCTGAACTATTTATAGGTTTGCCATTATTTCCTGGAGCGTCAGAATATGATGTGCTTCAGCGAATGATGACGATTCTTGG GGGGCAACCACCAGATGACCTGCTAAGGGAAGCTAAAGATACTGGAAGATTTTTTAAACATGTTGGAAGTATTTTTCCTGGCAGTGAGGCACCTGATGGTATTCCTAGTGCATACAGATTTTTAAGTGAAGAAGAGATTGAAACG AGAGAATCCAAGAGGCCAAAGGTAGGGAAGTGGTACTTCCCACGCCTAAAGCTTGACAGACTCATATATAACTACCCTTGGAACAATTCAGAACTGACAG AGACAGAAGAAACAGATCGTTTGGCATTAGTTGATTTCTTGAAGGGGCTTCTTGAATTTGATCCAAATAAGCGATGGTCACCGGTGCAG GCTCTATTTCATCCTTTCATAACAGGCGAACCGTTCACCAGTCCATATGAGCCTGTACCTGAGACTGCAAGAATT CCTGTTGCTCGTGCTGCAGCAATTGATCACAATCCTGGAGGCGGCCACTGGCTACATTCAGGTCTTTCCCCGCAG GTTGGAAGTGTGAACAGATGCGTACCTCTGAATAGTGCCTATCCTCCAAAGATGCCCTTTTCTTATGGGAGTAGTTATGGAAGCTTCGGTAGCCATGGTAGCTATACTGGTAATGCTAGTTTTGCTAACAGCTATGGAAGCATTGGTGATGTTAATACGAGCAATATGTATTACTCACCCTTAGGTTCTTCTGGATTTACTCAAATTGGCACTAGTCCAGATATTAGACTAAGACCCCGTCTCCCACATGATAGAGGTATTAGATTAAGCCCTGGCAGTCTAGGGCCAATGTCTCTGGGAGCCAGTCCATCGCAGTTTACGCCACCAAACTATCAGATGCAAATCCCAGTTAATTCTGCTGGGAAGCATGGTTCTGGTTCTCCTGCAAGTGGAGGCATTCATGGTTCTCCATTGGGAAAAGGTGCGGTGGCAGGCCCATATAACATGAGGAACGTGCCAATGCCGCCACATGATTATGTATCTCAGCATGGACAAGGGCGTTATGGAGATGGTGTCAGTTTTAGTCATTCTGATGGTTATGTTCGAGGACATCCAGGCCACTCTCAGAATGCAGGACCTAGTTCTGGTCATTCTAGTTGGAGACCACAAATAGGTTCAAGAAGTGGTTTTCCCTTGGAGGCCTCGTCTAGTCATGGGCATTCGCAGGCTCTTCATTCCCAGGCTCCTTCACACTCATTTGACTTCTCACCAAATACATCAGCTCCATCAGCACTTGATCCTGCTGATTGGGACCCTAATTATAG TGATGAGTCACTATTGCAAGAAGATAATTCATTGTCAGCTGATTTAAGTAGCAGTCTCCACCTTGGAGATGCAACTCGTCAAGCGGGTGGATCTGTCAGATCAGCAAATTTCCAAGGCCAAGTCTTTGCGACATCTAACCGTGTACCAACAAACCAAAG AGGAGATCAATTATTTCATGCCTCTTATCAAGGAGGGAGTTCTCATTCTAGTGTTCCCACCAACTATGGTGGTTACAATCCTCCAAGTTATCTTCAGCAAAATCTTCGGCCTCGTCCTGGACAGCCAATTATTCAGCACCGATACAACCAGGCTACTTCTGGTCCTATGCGGCCGACTGGGAGCCATCACAGTGGGCAGCATGTGTGGTCTAGTACTTATGGCATGGGTGATGGAGTGCCCTGGG GAGGAACAGGAGGGCACTCATTTACAGCAAGCGGACTGCCGTCATCTCATGCAAGAAAGGATTATGGGAGCATCTTTTAG
- the LOC120681935 gene encoding maltose excess protein 1-like, chloroplastic, protein MSPSPSPSPCIRLPLRPAPLPRARAPTSAAAAGSSVAPSPSPRAALLLKPLAAAPYRRQPALLLHQQRRHGPPAIAATATFKPVLKDPKKYQEWDSVTAKFAGAANVPFLLLQLPQIVLNARNLLAGNKTALFAVPWLGMLTGLLGNLSLLSYFAKKKETEAAIVQTLGVISTYAVLVQLAMAESMPVPQFVATSVVVAAGLILNFLNYLGWLPGTLWLLWEDFITVGGLAVLPQVMWSTFVPFIPNSVLPGIISGSLALTAVTMARMGKLSDAGTKFVGSLSGWTATLLFMWMPVAQMWTNYLNPSNIKGLSAFSMLLAMLGNGLMIPRAVFIRDLMWFTGSIWASVLQGWGNLVCMYCFNSISREFFFATTSGLFLWLGFTFWRDTIAYGNNSPLTSLKELIIGK, encoded by the exons atgtcgccgtcgccgtcgccgtcgccctgcATCCGCCTCCCGCTCCGCCCGGCGCCTCTCCCCCGCGCTCGCGCACccacctcggcggcggcggcgggctcctccgtcgcgccctcgccgtcgccacgcGCCGCGCTGCTCCTTAAACccctcgccgcggcgccgtaccgccgccagcccgcgctcctcctccaccagcaGCGCCGGCATGGGCCGCCAGCGATCGCCGCGACCGCCACCTTCAAGCCGGTCCTCAAG GACCCGAAGAAGTACCAGGAGTGGGACTCCGTCACCGCCAAGTTCGCCGGCGCGGCCAACGTCCCCTTCCTCCTGCTCCAGCTCCCGCAGATCGTCCTCAACGCCCGCAACCTCCTCGCCGGCAACAAGACCGCCCTCTTCGCCGTCCCGTGGCTC GGGATGCTCACTGGTCTGCTCGGGAATCTCTCCCTGCTCTCATATTTCGCCAAGAAGAAGGAGACGGAGGCTGCCATCGTGCAGACTCTGGGCGTTATCTCCACCTATGCGGTCCTCGTGCAGCTTGCCATGGCGGAGTCCATGCCGGTGCCGCAGTTCGTGGCCACTTCAGTCGTCGTGGCCGCAGGGCTCATCCTTAACTTCCTCAATTACTTAGGGTGGCTCCCTGGAACCCTCTGGCTGCTGTGGGAGGATTTCATCACAGTCGGTGGCCTTGCCGTGCTCCCTCAG GTCATGTGGTCAACATTTGTTCCCTTCATCCCCAATAGCGTACTGCCTGGCATAATCTCTGGTTCGTTGGCTCTTACAGCTGTTACAATG GCAAGGATGGGCAAGCTTTCTGACGCAGGGACTAAGTTTGTTGGGTCATTGTCTGGTTGGACAGCCACACTTCTATTCATGTGGATGCCAGTGGCACAGATG TGGACAAATTACCTCAACCCAAGTAACATCAAAGGGTTGTCAGCTTTCAGCATGTTGCTTGCAATGCTTGGAAATGGACTTATGATTCCTCGTGCTGTATTCATCCGTGATTTGATGTG GTTCACAGGTTCTATTTGGGCATCTGTCCTACAGGGTTGGGGTAACTTGGTATGCATGTACTG CTTCAATAGCATCAGCAGAGAATTTTTCTTTGCAACAACTTCTGGGCTCTTTCTATGGCTAG GATTCACTTTCTGGAGAGATACCATTGCCTATGGCAACAACTcacccttgacttctttgaagGAGCTGATTATCGGGAAGTGA
- the LOC120681936 gene encoding pectin acetylesterase 7-like, translating to MAASRARLSRAAAVLSFLLLAAAAEAGPADVEMVFLKNAVAKGAVCLDGSPPVYHFSPGSGSGANNWVVHMEGGGWCRNPDECAVRKGNFRGSSKFMRPLSFSGILGGSQKSNPDFYNWNRVKVRYCDGSSFTGDVEAVESGKNLYYRGFRVWRAIMDDLLTVRGMNKAQNVLLSGCSAGGLAAILHCDRFHDLFPATTKVKCFSDAGYFLDGKDISGNNYARSIYKNVVTLHGSAKNLPASCTSKQPPELCMFPQYVVPTLRTPLFILNAAYDSWQIKNVLAPSPADPKKTWAQCKLDIKSCSASQLTTLQNFRTDFLAALPKPGQSPSLGMFIDSCNAHCQSGAQDTWLADGSPLVNKTQIGKAVGDWYNDREVSQKIDCPYPCNPTCKNREDD from the exons ATGGCAGCGTCCCGGGCACGGCTCagccgtgcggcggcggtgctgagcTTCCTCCTGCTGGCGGCGGCAGCTGAGGCCGGGCCGGCGGATGTGGAGATGGTGTTCCTGAAGAACGCGGTGGCCAAAGGAGCAG TGTGCTTGGATGGGAGCCCCCCGGTCTACCACTTCTCGCCCGGCTCTGGCTCTGGCGCCAACAACTGGGTGGTTCACATGGAG GGAGGAGGGTGGTGCAGGAATCCTGATGAGTGTGCTGTCAGGAAGGGCAACTTCAGGGGCTCCTCGAAGTTCATGAGGCCGCTCTCGTTTTCAGGGATATTAGGCGGCAGCCAGAAATCCAACCCTG ATTTCTACAATTGGAATAGAGTGAAGGTCAGATACTGCGATGGTTCATCATTTACTGGTGACGTTGAGGCTGTGGAATCC GGGAAAAACCTCTATTACAGAGGTTTCAGAGTTTGGCGCGCCATCATGGATGATCTACTTACTGTGAGAGGGATGAACAAGGCACAAAAT GTCCTTCTTTCTGGATGTTCAGCCGGAGGTCTAGCAGCAATACTACACTGTGACAGATTCCATGATCTGTTTCCAGCGACGACAAAGGTCAAGTGCTTTTCTGATGCTGGATATTTTCTCGACGG GAAGGATATCTCCGGCAACAATTATGCCAGATCaatatataagaatgtcgtGACTCTACAT GGATCAGCCAAAAATTTACCAGCTTCATGTACCTCAAAGCAACCACCTGAGCTG TGTATGTTCCCGCAGTATGTAGTGCCAACATTGCGCACACCACTGTTTATACTTAATGCAGCCTATGATTCATGGCAG ATCAAGAACGTCCTAGCACCTAGTCCAGCTGATCCGAAGAAGACCTGGGCCCAATGCAAACTTGATATTAAGAGCTGCTCCGCCAGCCAACTCACAACCTTGCAAA ATTTCAGGACAGACTTTCTGGCAGCACTTCCTAAACCAGGGCAGTCTCCATCTCTAGGCATGTTCATCGACTCATGCAATGCTCACTGCCAATCCGGGGCCCAAGATACATGGTTGGCCGATGGCTCTCCCTTAGTTAATAAGACG CAAATTGGCAAAGCAGTGGGTGACTGGTACAACGATAGGGAGGTCTCTCAGAAGATCGATTGCCCGTATCCCTGCAACCCAACTTGCAAGAACCGTGAGGATGATTGA
- the LOC120681933 gene encoding pentatricopeptide repeat-containing protein At3g22150, chloroplastic-like, whose product MSPPPRCAVSLPLAPTNASATSTGGGGGGKKAQPHPTASQVRRLCKQGQLDRARLLLLDALPRPPPTLLCNAVLIAYVARALPDHALRLYALLNHAARPAPRSDHYTYSCALTACARTRRLRLGKSVHAHLLRRARALPDTAVLRNSLLNLYASCVRYRGDGGVDVVRRLFDAMPKRNAVSWNTLFGWYVKTGRPQEALELFARMLEDGVRPTPVSFVNVFPAAASDDPSWSFALYGLLLKHGLEYLSDLFVVSSAIVMFSELRDVQSAWRVFEHTAKKNTEVWNTMITGYVQNGKFTEAMDLFIRLLGSKEVPLDVVTFLTALTAASQSQDGRLGQQLHGYLIKGMRGALPVILGNALVVMYSRCGNVQTAFELFDRLPEKDVVSWNTMVTAFVQNDFDLEGLLLVYEMQKSGFAADSVTLTAVLSAASNTGDLQIGKQTHGYLIRHGIEGEGLESYLIDMYAKSGRIEIAQKVFDVYGDFKRDEVTWNAMIAGYTQSGQPEQAILAFRAMLEAGLEPNSVTLASVLPACDPLGGGVSGGKQIHCFSVRRCLDSNVFVGTALVDMYSKCGEISTAEHVFASMTEKSTVSYTTMISGLGQHGFGERAVSLFYSMREKGLKPDAVTFLAVISACNYSGLVEEGLALYRSMEAFGVAPTPQHHCCVVDLLAKAGRVDEAYEFVEGLGEEGNFISIWGSLLASCKAQGKQELANLVTKRLLRVEKKYGHAGYNVLLSHIFAAESNWSSADSLRKEMRLRGLRKLAGSSWIKVQDATLQNYPKNDHVYSMLQGVDFDRDEVI is encoded by the coding sequence ATGTCTCCTCCTCCCCGCTGCGCCGTCTCGCTCCCTCTCGCCCCCACCAATGCCTCCGCCaccagcaccggcggcggcgggggagggaagaaggcgcagccgcacccgacggcCTCGCAGGTGCGGCGGTTGTGCAAGCAAGGCCAGCTCGACCGtgcgcggctgctgctgctggacgcgcttccgcgcccgccgccgacgctgctCTGCAACGCCGTCCTCATCGCCTACGTGGCCCGCGCGCTCCCGGACCACGCGCTGCGCCTTTACGCGCTTCTCAAccacgccgcgcgccccgcgccgcgctccgACCACTACACCTACTCCTGCGCGCTCACCGCCTGCGCGCgcacccgccgcctccgcctaggGAAATCCGTCCACgcgcacctcctccgccgcgcgcgcgcgcttccCGACACCGCGGTGCTCCGCAATTCGCTCCTCAACCTCTACGCCTCCTGCGTGCGGtaccgcggcgacggcggcgtcgacgtcgtCCGCAGGCTGTTCGACGCGATGCCCAAGCGGAACGCCGTCTCGTGGAACACCCTGTTCGGTTGGTACGTCAAGACCGGGCGTCCCCAGGAAGCCTTGGAGCTGTTCGCGCGTATGCTGGAGGATGGCGTCAGGCCCACGCCGGTAAGCTTCGTCAATGTCttccccgcagcagccagcgaTGATCCCAGTTGGTCGTTTGCTCTCTATGGCCTGCTTCTGAAGCATGGGTTGGAATATCTCAGTGATCTATTCGTTGTCAGTTCGGCTATCGTGATGTTTTCTGAGCTCAGGGATGTGCAATCAGCTTGGAGGGTATTTGAGCACACTGCCAAGAAGAACACTGAGGTTTGGAACACGATGATCACTGGATATGTGCAGAATGGGAAGTTTACTGAAGCCATGGATCTCTTTATCCGGTTACTAGGATCTAAAGAGGTTCCACTGGATGTTGTGACCTTCTTGACAGCTCTCACTGCAGCATCACAGTCCCAGGATGGCAGGCTGGGTCAGCAGCTGCATGGTTACTTGATCAAAGGAATGCGTGGTGCATTGCCAGTGATACTTGGTAATGCACTTGTTGTGATGTACTCGAGATGTGGCAATGTCCAAACTGCATTTGAGCTTTTTGACCGCTTACCAGAGAAGGACGTCGTTTCTTGGAACACCATGGTAACTGCTTTTGTGCAGAATGATTTTGACTTGGAAGGCCTGTTGCTTGTGTATGAGATGCAAAAATCAGGTTTTGCTGCTGATTCAGTGACATTGACAGCAGTTCTATCTGCTGCGTCAAATACAGGAGACCTTCAGATCGGCAAACAAACCCATGGTTATCTCATAAGGCATGGAATTGAGGGCGAGGGCTTGGAGAGCTATCTGATAGACATGTATGCCAAGTCCGGTCGCATAGAAATAGCTCAGAAAGTGTTTGATGTCTATGGTGATTTCAAAAGAGATGAAGTCACCTGGAATGCCATGATAGCAGGATACACACAAAGTGGGCAGCCAGAACAAGCGATCTTGGCATTCCGGGCAATGCTTGAGGCAGGCCTTGAACCTAATTCAGTGACACTTGCCTCGGTGCTCCCTGCATGTGATCCTCTTGGAGGCGGCGTCAGTGGAGGGAAGCAGATCCATTGTTTTTCTGTGCGCCGGTGTTTGGACTCCAATGTCTTTGTAGGTACAGCTCTTGTTGACATGTACTCCAAGTGTGGCGAGATTTCCACTGCAGAACATGTCTTTGCTAGCATGACTGAGAAGAGCACTGTCTCCTATACAACAATGATTTCTGGTCTTGGTCAGCATGGTTTTGGCGAAAGAGCAGTGTCCCTTTTCTACTCGATGCGAGAGAAGGGGTTAAAACCTGATGCTGTGACTTTCTTGGCAGTGATTTCAGCATGTAATTACTCTGGACTGGTCGAGGAAGGACTTGCTCTGTACAGGTCAATGGAAGCATTTGGGGTTGCACCTACTCCTCAGCATCATTGCTGTGTTGTAGATTTGTTAGCTAAAGCAGGCAGAGTGGACGAAGCTTATGAGTTTGTGGAGGGGTTGGGGGAGGAGGGCAACTTCATCTCCATTTGGGGATCACTGCTTGCATCCTGCAAAGCGCAGGGCAAGCAGGAGCTGGCAAATTTGGTGACAAAGAGACTGCTCCGTGTTGAGAAGAAGTATGGTCATGCTGGCTACAATGTTCTGCTGTCACACATTTTTGCTGCTGAGAGTAACTGGAGTAGTGCTGATAGCCTGAGGAAGGAGATGAGGTTGAGAGGGTTGAGAAAACTGGCaggttctagttggattaaAGTCCAGGACGCAACATTGCAAAATTACCCCAAAAATGACCATGTATACTCGATGCTGCAAGGTGTTGATTTCGATAGGGATGAAGTCATCTAA
- the LOC120682740 gene encoding probable protein-S-isoprenylcysteine O-methyltransferase: MRHPLLATSLSEASPPRARAPHSPSASLGLQIPAVPMSARRQAWQFAAALVFFHGSEYVLAAAFHGRRNVTATSLLISKQYVLAMSFAMLEHLTEILIFPEVKEYWFISNIGLLMVLISEIIRKLAVVTAGRAFTHVIRIYHEDQHQLITHGVYRFMRHPGYSGFLIWAVGTQVMLCNPVSTVAFTYVLWRFFSKRIPYEEFFLRQFFGSEYEEYAQRVHSGLPFIK, encoded by the exons ATGCGGCATCCCCTCCTCGCCACATCTCTCAGCGAAGCATCTCCTCCTAGAGCTAGAGCACCCCATAGCCCTAGCGCAAGCCTCGGGCTCCAGATCCCCGCTGTGCCCATGTCGGCCAGGAGACAGGCGTGGCAGTTCGCGGCCGCGCTGGTCTTCTTCCACGGCTCCGAGtacgtcctcgccgccgctttCCACGGCCGTCGGAACGTCACCGCCACCT CACTTCTTATTAGCAAGCAATATGTATTGGCAATGAGTTTTGCGATGCTGGAACACCTGACAGAAATACTGATCTTCCCAGAAGTAAAAGAGTACTGGTTTATCAGTAATATTGGCCTTCTAATGGTGCTTATCAGTGAAATTATCCGTAAACTTGCTGTTGTGACAGCTGGGCGAGCCTTCACTCATGTTATCAGAATTTATCATGAAGATCAGCATCAGTTGATTACCCATGGGGTATATAG GTTTATGCGCCATCCTGGATATTCTGGTTTTCTTATATGGGCAGTAGGAACCCAGGTTATGCTGTGTAATCCAGTATCAACAGTTGCATTCACATATGTCTTGTGGCGATTCTTTTCAAAACGGATACC GTATGAAGAATTTTTCTTGAGGCAGTTCTTTGGCTCTGAATATGAAGAATACGCACAGAGAGTGCACTCTGGATTACCATTTATTAAGTGA